The region ATGTAATCTTCGTGACGTTTTTTCGGTTTACTGCGGCGATGGTAGCGGGCAATGTTGGCAATTAATTCCAGTTCAATTTCTGTATATCCCAACAGTTCGGCATTGCGAATTAAATAATAGGAATGTTTATGGTGGGCGGAGTGGCTGACATAAGTACCACAATTGTGCAAAATAGCGGCGGCCCAGAGCCATTCCCGTTCTGTTTCTCCCCAGTCGTGTAAAACGCCCTGTAACTGGTCAAAGAAACTGGTGGCAAATTGGGCTACCCTTTCCCCAAAGCCCAGGTCTACCTGATATTTACGGGCAATTTTCAGCACTCCCCGTTGGCGAATTTCTCCCTGGAAGCGCATCCGGTTTTGGATAATGCGATGGGTGAGCATCCAATCGACAATCATGCCTTCCCGCAAGGCCCGCTCACAGATGGTGATGCTGTCCAATTCCAGCATGGTCATGGCTTCGAGCAATATCACCGCCCCCGGCAAAATAATTTCCGCCCGGCGATCGGACAGGCCAGCAATTTGAAATCGCTCTTGGCAATTAAGACTGGCTAATTTTTTGACCCATTCCTCCACATCCTTTTGGCTAATGTTATAGCCCTGGATGGGATTAGGGGCTTCTTTTTGTTTTTGCAGAGCGGTCATGGTGGCCAGGGTTTCAATGGTGCCGGAGGTGCCCACCAGTTGGGCTTTTTCCTCGCCATCAAGGCGTTGTTTGATTTCATCCACTGGGCGTTCCAACATGCCCCGCACATAGGCCCGCAATACGGCCAATTCCGTTGCATCAATGGGATCAGTGTGGACAAAATCCTGGGTGAGGCGCACTGCCCCCACTTTGGTACTGCTTAAAAAGCGCGCGTCCCGGCGATCGGCCAAAATTAGTTCTGTGGACCCGCCGCCGATGTCGATCATCACATGGGGGACTTCGTGGAAGTCCATGCAAGAAAATACCCCCAGGTAGATACGCCGGGCTTCCTCCGGGCCAGAAATTAAATCCACCGTTAGTCCAACTTCCGTTTGCACCCGGGTGAGAAAGTCCTGGCCATTTTTCGCTTCCCTGGTGGCACTGGTGGCTACGGCGATGATGTTTTCCACCTCCAAGCCCTTGGCCAATTCCACACAGCGCTTCAAAGCGGCGATCGCCCGATTCATGGCCGCTGGGGTGAGGTTGTTGGATTGGGGATCCCGATCGCCCAGGCGGACAGTATCTTTTTCCCGAGCCACAATGGTAAAGGTGGCCAGCACTGGGTCAATGCGGACAATGACCATGTGAATGGAGTTGGTACCAATGTCGATCGCCGCTAACATACAGGGGTCAATAATCTGGGCAGGGGAAGGAGCCATGGGTGAACACTCTCAAGGGGACAGGAATGGGGGAGTTAGGGTCAAAACTTTACCAACCAGCCTAGGGCCAATTAACCGCCCCCAACTTAACTTTCCCATTGTCCATTGTTATCAACTCCTCGCAAAGCACCAGCAAAGAGAAAAATTTTAAAAAAATTGTGGCAGGGCAAAATACGGCCAACTCTGCATTAGTTCAATACCGGTAATATCGGTGAAATTTCTGTAATGCCGATTCTGCAAAGATTTTGCCGTCCCGTTTAGATGCAGTAGTAACTGGTGCAGTTGGAGTGATGAAGAATTGGAAAATCAAAATGTTACGAACTATCTTCCAGGGCTGACAAAAGCGGATAATCCTGTTAGAGTCTGTTTTAAAAACTGTGCAGTCCCCATTTCGGTCTGATATCAAAGCCAGGGACGTCAATATCTCCTCCCCACTCTCACTAGCTAGTTCATCCCCATTCATTCTGACCCGTTAACCACTGGAGATTCCCAGGGCCATGTTGAGTTATCGTTACGCCCTGTCATTGGCATTGTGTTTTTCCCTGCCCTTGGGACTGGGGGGTCAGGCTTTGGCCGCAGGTTTAAGTCCTTCTGGCGCCCCAGTAGTAATTGAACAAGAAGGGAAAAAGAAAAATTTAACACTAGATACAGGGGCGATCCGAGTAACAGAATTTTTTCTCAGTCAGGGACAAGTTCCCACCCCTCCCCTACAACCATTGCCGTCGGAAGACGATGTTGAGATTCCCCCCTCCCCTCCCCCATTGGAACTAGGGCCAGAATCCTCTCCCCTCAGCCCCGAGGAAGCGGTGGATACTTGTGGGTTTAGTCCTTCTCCCTCTGGTGACGTCGCGCCCATACCACTGTTGCGAGTGTCTGTGGATGGCACTCCCCTGGAGGTAAATTTACTGGGCATGACGGTATTTTCGCCCCAGGAGTTGTTAACTTTACCAGCCCTCCAACCCTGGCAAACGGATTCCCCCAGCACCTCCGCCCCCCTCACCATTGCCACAGACTTGACAGGGGCGGAATTTGAAGTTTTATATCAAGGCTTAGTAGCAGCTATTACCCAGCTATACATCAATCAGGGTTACATCACTTCCCAGGCGATCGCCAAACCCATGGAACCAATCCCCAATGGGGAGGGGTTAGAACAGCCAATCCAGGTGGTGGAAGGCCAAGTGGAATCGGTCCAAGTGCGGGGTCGGGGACGTTTGCGCCCAGCCTATATCTGTGACCGGGTCGCCCAAGGAGTCCATAGCCCCGTCAACGTGGGTCAGTTAGAGGAACGTCTGCGGCTGTTGCAAATTAACCCCATGTTGGAGAAAGTACAGGCCAGTCTTTTGCCCACGGGGAAGGTAGGTCTGAGCAATTTATCTGTCACGGTGGAAGAAGCCTTTCCCTTTAGTGCCAACCTCAGCTTTGATAACTATTCCCCCATTAGTTTGGGCAGTGAGCGGATCGGTATTAACTTGGACTATAAAAATCTCACCGGCCTTGGCGATCACCTGTCGGGGAGCTATTACGTTTCCACCACTGGGGGTTTGGACATCCTGGATTTTAATTACCGGGTGCCCCTCAACCCGACCGACGGTACTCTACAGTTGCGCTTTGTGCCCACCTGGACCAGAATCACCCAGTCCCCCTTCGACGTTTTTAATATCACCGGCAGTAACCCCCTGTACGAAATTAGTTACCGCCAACCCCTCTGGACTTCTTTGACGGATGAATTTGCCCTTAGTTTTGGGTTCCGTTACCAGGATGGTCGTACCCTGGGACTAAATCGTCCCGATTTAACCAACTTCAGCCGCACCAGTGTGTTCCAATTTGGCCAGGACTATACCCTGCGGGACCAAACAGGGTTATGGTTTTTCCGTTCTCAAATGAACCTCGGTACGGGGCTATTCGATGCCACCACCAATCCCAGCCCCTTACCCAGTGGGGAATTTTTCAGTTGGCTGGGGCAGGCTCAACGGCTACAAAGACTGGACGACAATAATCTGCTCATTGTCCAAGCAGACCTCCAGCTCACCCCCGATAGTTTATTACCGGATTATCTGTTCATCATTGGGGGCGGCCAGTCCCTGCGGGGCTATCGCCAAAAT is a window of Synechocystis sp. PCC 7338 DNA encoding:
- a CDS encoding Ppx/GppA phosphatase family protein, with protein sequence MAPSPAQIIDPCMLAAIDIGTNSIHMVIVRIDPVLATFTIVAREKDTVRLGDRDPQSNNLTPAAMNRAIAALKRCVELAKGLEVENIIAVATSATREAKNGQDFLTRVQTEVGLTVDLISGPEEARRIYLGVFSCMDFHEVPHVMIDIGGGSTELILADRRDARFLSSTKVGAVRLTQDFVHTDPIDATELAVLRAYVRGMLERPVDEIKQRLDGEEKAQLVGTSGTIETLATMTALQKQKEAPNPIQGYNISQKDVEEWVKKLASLNCQERFQIAGLSDRRAEIILPGAVILLEAMTMLELDSITICERALREGMIVDWMLTHRIIQNRMRFQGEIRQRGVLKIARKYQVDLGFGERVAQFATSFFDQLQGVLHDWGETEREWLWAAAILHNCGTYVSHSAHHKHSYYLIRNAELLGYTEIELELIANIARYHRRSKPKKRHEDYIKLSESHRLAVRQLSALLRLAVALDRRQVGAIESFDCQYDQENRQLHLHITPKDPDDDCALELWNLDYKKVIFEEEFNTKVVATLAILLQSNKG
- a CDS encoding ShlB/FhaC/HecB family hemolysin secretion/activation protein; this encodes MLSYRYALSLALCFSLPLGLGGQALAAGLSPSGAPVVIEQEGKKKNLTLDTGAIRVTEFFLSQGQVPTPPLQPLPSEDDVEIPPSPPPLELGPESSPLSPEEAVDTCGFSPSPSGDVAPIPLLRVSVDGTPLEVNLLGMTVFSPQELLTLPALQPWQTDSPSTSAPLTIATDLTGAEFEVLYQGLVAAITQLYINQGYITSQAIAKPMEPIPNGEGLEQPIQVVEGQVESVQVRGRGRLRPAYICDRVAQGVHSPVNVGQLEERLRLLQINPMLEKVQASLLPTGKVGLSNLSVTVEEAFPFSANLSFDNYSPISLGSERIGINLDYKNLTGLGDHLSGSYYVSTTGGLDILDFNYRVPLNPTDGTLQLRFVPTWTRITQSPFDVFNITGSNPLYEISYRQPLWTSLTDEFALSFGFRYQDGRTLGLNRPDLTNFSRTSVFQFGQDYTLRDQTGLWFFRSQMNLGTGLFDATTNPSPLPSGEFFSWLGQAQRLQRLDDNNLLIVQADLQLTPDSLLPDYLFIIGGGQSLRGYRQNARSADNGVRLSVENRITLARDGDNKSVFELAPFVDFGAVWNSAGNPTQLPPNSVLVGPGLGIIWRDILGMTGLNFRFDYGIPVIKLDNLTGNWQNDGLYFQLNYRPPFGK